One region of Planifilum fulgidum genomic DNA includes:
- a CDS encoding DUF1802 family protein yields the protein MTQSVRLQVPIALKEWAAAVRALGEGRQILVMRKGGIHEETRQFQVESDTFYLFPNAYHQKKELIKPAFHSYVEEEQTGSSEQESVAIRYVAQLAEDVEVLDEAKLARLSSFHIWTDNFAVERLKWKKKQPLHVLLLRIFRLSEPIDIPMRSDYLGCKSWIRLPDDLPQRETEPVLSDAAFEEERRRIKEALKG from the coding sequence GTGACACAATCGGTGCGGCTTCAAGTCCCGATCGCCCTGAAGGAGTGGGCTGCGGCGGTCCGGGCTTTGGGTGAAGGCAGGCAGATCCTCGTGATGCGCAAGGGGGGCATCCACGAGGAAACCCGTCAGTTTCAGGTGGAGAGCGACACCTTTTATCTGTTCCCCAACGCGTACCATCAGAAAAAGGAATTGATCAAGCCCGCCTTTCACTCCTATGTGGAGGAGGAGCAGACGGGCTCGTCGGAGCAGGAATCGGTCGCCATCCGGTATGTGGCGCAGTTGGCGGAGGATGTGGAAGTGTTGGACGAGGCGAAACTGGCGCGGCTTTCCTCCTTCCACATCTGGACGGACAATTTTGCCGTCGAGCGGCTCAAGTGGAAGAAGAAACAGCCGCTTCACGTGTTGCTGCTGCGCATTTTCCGCCTCTCCGAACCGATTGACATTCCGATGCGTTCCGATTATTTGGGATGCAAATCCTGGATTCGCCTTCCCGACGATCTCCCGCAGCGGGAGACGGAACCGGTGCTGTCCGATGCGGCCTTTGAGGAGGAGCGGAGGCGGATCAAGG